The Micromonospora sp. WMMD961 genome has a segment encoding these proteins:
- a CDS encoding BTAD domain-containing putative transcriptional regulator, with protein MRFGILGPLRVGGGESTVTAGRDRIVLAMLLLRAGRLVPVDELVDAVWEERPPATARAQLQTCVSRLRRRFAELGLVPETIVTDPVGYGIRIAPTDLDAQVFTGGVEAARTANAAGRLLDARTEYRAALALWRGPALGGIPSGSVRRRAQTLDEQRLTALEECVDVELRLGQATELIDELAECVDQHPLRERLRGQLMLALSSVGRQADALAAYRQGRRLYADELGIEPGAELQELHQRVLAGDLALTGRETRAVTPVRSLPRAIGDFTGRQQTLARLVKEVEAGARIQLIDGMAGSGKTTLAVRIATALASDYPDAQLYIDLHGHSERTPLTPAAAVATLLRQLGVPAERVPATQDDRLALWRSELAGRRALLLLDNAATADQVIPLLPNGSQCLVLITSRRRLVGVDEGRPSSLPVLDTDEAVELLGHVVGVDRVAAEPEAAAEVVRRCGHLPLAIRLAGARLAHRPRWRIADLAERLVSRRDPLAEFEVGDRSVGRAFALSYAQVSPAAQRAFRLLGLHPGVRFDNAVAAVLAELPLPDAQDLLDELVDAHLVEEAEPGRYRLHDLVREYARTLVAEPERAVERRDGIERLLDHHMHVATVIARTRELTSAHSLIVVTAPIRADLVTVAAEQGRAWLDENLALWVALVRLAETEGFLRYCWQLARACWHAQFEDGRLDELVETHSAGLRAAEELGDDRAVATMLNYLASAYYRLGNFPESIRLMERALDIFRRLGLRREYRNTLGNLGTSYAVSFQFRRAQECYEAARALATRMRDMGALANELNNLTMTLLLWGRPDDALRTARRHLGIAREVGDLRRLGNALGHLGMIRHRMGDVGPASRLLRVALHVKRQVGARFGEGEVLNEIGMMEREAGRPERAADLHRAALVAMTEVGDRAAQCGSRNLLARAILDQGDTTSALDLYRRVLADTTRLGVRYERARALEGIARCLAPTDPAVAREHATRALSLYREVESPDQHDVERLLAELG; from the coding sequence ATGCGGTTCGGGATCCTGGGGCCCCTGCGGGTCGGCGGTGGCGAGTCCACTGTCACCGCGGGACGCGACCGGATCGTGCTCGCCATGCTGCTGTTGCGGGCCGGCCGGCTCGTACCGGTCGACGAACTCGTCGACGCGGTGTGGGAGGAGCGGCCACCGGCCACCGCCCGGGCCCAGTTGCAGACCTGCGTGTCGCGGTTGCGTCGCCGGTTCGCCGAGCTAGGGCTGGTGCCGGAGACCATCGTCACCGACCCGGTCGGGTACGGCATCCGCATCGCACCCACCGACCTGGACGCTCAGGTCTTCACGGGTGGCGTGGAGGCGGCCCGTACCGCCAACGCGGCCGGTCGCCTGCTCGACGCGCGTACCGAATACCGTGCCGCTCTGGCCCTGTGGCGAGGGCCGGCCCTCGGCGGCATCCCGAGCGGCAGCGTCCGCCGTCGCGCACAGACGCTGGACGAGCAGCGCCTCACCGCGCTGGAGGAGTGCGTCGACGTCGAGTTGCGCCTCGGGCAGGCCACGGAGCTGATCGACGAGCTCGCCGAGTGCGTCGATCAGCACCCCCTGCGGGAGCGACTGCGCGGTCAGTTGATGCTCGCGCTCTCCTCGGTCGGTCGGCAGGCTGACGCGCTCGCGGCCTACCGACAGGGCCGGCGGCTCTACGCCGACGAGCTGGGCATCGAGCCGGGCGCCGAACTGCAGGAGCTGCACCAGCGGGTGCTCGCTGGTGACCTGGCACTGACCGGCCGGGAGACCCGGGCGGTCACGCCGGTCCGCTCACTGCCCAGGGCGATCGGCGACTTCACCGGCCGGCAACAAACCCTGGCCCGCCTGGTCAAGGAGGTGGAGGCCGGCGCGCGGATCCAGCTGATCGACGGCATGGCCGGCAGTGGGAAGACGACCCTGGCGGTACGCATCGCCACGGCCCTCGCCAGCGACTACCCGGACGCCCAGCTCTACATCGACCTGCACGGGCACAGCGAGCGCACCCCGTTGACACCGGCGGCGGCGGTGGCCACGCTGCTGCGGCAGCTCGGTGTGCCCGCCGAGCGGGTGCCGGCGACCCAGGACGACCGGTTGGCGCTCTGGCGCAGTGAGCTGGCGGGCCGGCGGGCCTTGCTGCTGTTGGACAACGCGGCGACCGCCGACCAGGTGATCCCGCTGCTGCCCAACGGCTCGCAGTGCCTGGTCCTGATCACGAGCCGTCGTCGGCTCGTCGGCGTGGACGAGGGACGGCCGTCGTCGTTGCCCGTGCTGGACACCGACGAGGCCGTCGAGCTGCTCGGGCACGTGGTCGGTGTGGATCGGGTTGCGGCCGAGCCGGAGGCCGCCGCCGAGGTGGTCCGCCGCTGTGGCCACCTGCCTCTCGCGATTCGGCTGGCCGGTGCCCGGTTGGCGCACCGGCCCCGTTGGCGCATCGCCGACCTGGCCGAGCGCCTGGTCTCCCGCCGCGATCCGTTGGCCGAGTTCGAAGTGGGCGACCGGTCCGTCGGTCGGGCCTTCGCCCTCTCGTACGCCCAGGTGTCGCCGGCGGCGCAGCGCGCGTTCCGGCTGCTGGGCCTACACCCGGGGGTACGGTTCGACAACGCGGTCGCCGCCGTCCTCGCCGAGCTGCCCCTGCCGGACGCGCAGGACCTGCTGGACGAGTTGGTCGACGCCCACCTGGTGGAGGAGGCGGAGCCGGGTCGGTACCGGTTGCACGACCTGGTCCGCGAGTACGCGCGAACCCTGGTGGCCGAGCCGGAGCGGGCAGTCGAGCGGCGGGACGGCATCGAGCGTCTCCTCGACCACCACATGCACGTAGCCACGGTGATCGCGCGCACGAGGGAGCTCACCTCGGCGCATTCGCTGATCGTGGTGACGGCGCCGATCCGCGCCGACCTGGTCACGGTCGCCGCCGAGCAGGGGCGCGCCTGGCTGGACGAGAACCTTGCCCTGTGGGTCGCCCTGGTCCGGCTGGCGGAGACCGAGGGGTTCCTCCGCTACTGCTGGCAGTTGGCGAGGGCCTGCTGGCACGCCCAGTTCGAGGACGGTCGCCTCGACGAGTTGGTCGAGACGCACTCGGCCGGTCTGCGCGCCGCCGAGGAGCTGGGCGACGACCGCGCGGTGGCGACGATGCTCAACTATCTCGCCTCGGCGTACTACCGGCTGGGGAACTTTCCGGAGTCGATCCGGTTGATGGAGAGGGCGCTCGACATCTTCCGCCGGCTCGGTCTGCGCCGCGAGTACCGCAACACTCTGGGCAATCTGGGTACCTCGTATGCCGTCAGCTTCCAGTTCCGCCGGGCCCAGGAGTGCTACGAAGCCGCTCGGGCGCTGGCGACGCGGATGCGCGACATGGGCGCGCTGGCGAACGAACTCAACAACCTGACGATGACCCTGCTGCTGTGGGGCCGACCCGACGACGCGCTGCGCACCGCCCGGCGGCACCTGGGGATCGCCCGCGAGGTCGGCGACCTGCGCCGCCTCGGCAACGCACTCGGGCACCTCGGGATGATCCGGCACCGGATGGGCGACGTGGGGCCGGCCAGCCGGCTGCTGAGGGTGGCGCTGCACGTCAAGCGACAGGTCGGTGCCCGCTTCGGTGAGGGCGAGGTGCTCAACGAGATCGGGATGATGGAACGGGAGGCCGGTCGCCCGGAACGCGCAGCCGACCTGCACCGGGCGGCGCTCGTCGCGATGACCGAGGTGGGGGACCGCGCTGCCCAGTGCGGCTCGCGCAACCTGCTGGCCCGCGCGATCCTGGACCAGGGGGACACGACCAGCGCGCTCGACCTGTACCGCCGGGTCCTGGCCGACACCACCAGGCTGGGTGTTCGCTATGAGCGGGCCCGGGCGTTGGAGGGCATCGCCCGCTGCCTGGCTCCCACCGATCCGGCTGTGGCGCGTGAGCACGCGACCCGGGCGCTGTCCCTGTACCGGGAGGTCGAGTCGCCGGACCAGCACGACGTGGAACGGCTGCTGGCCGAGTTGGGCTGA
- a CDS encoding PQQ-binding-like beta-propeller repeat protein, translating to MLLGLAVVVALAATGVWNPFPGLWEWVDRSEPISEPDVVWQQRVGGTPRSVTIAGDAVVVEQRTRVEARSLATGAQLWERKADWSAVAGGDRDPVVAVGKLLVKGYELLDPATGATRRRDDDAVAVWTYRNLLLDARCTDATDCTLSAWDPRGTAPLWTAFLPGVHSGLLADNPGLRGTRRLTATRIDDGVAGAEAAPPLIGFPVDGRVHVVDTATGRVLQNVEPGRDERLSVVGGRMLRIAARSQDGACYFAISARDPATGQEAWQRAGVNLRTADSAGCVQREDPQGARNVLIGVGPDGREAVIDGYDGRLLWVGEPGTKLIAVDDRQAVFRAADKRSVVARELGTDKVLWTRPASGKAGAALTPYAAVVADEKPSRLVAVDPRSGRELAVLRTSANALAVGSQGMIIGEGREIGYVRFGATGGSPARPPGDGGNPRPGGTGPGGQNNGDCGPKGELCPEPDGGKDG from the coding sequence CTGCTGCTCGGCCTCGCCGTGGTCGTCGCCCTCGCCGCGACCGGCGTGTGGAACCCCTTCCCGGGCCTGTGGGAGTGGGTGGACCGCAGCGAACCCATCTCCGAGCCCGACGTGGTGTGGCAGCAACGCGTGGGCGGCACTCCGCGCAGCGTGACCATCGCCGGCGACGCCGTCGTGGTCGAGCAGCGCACCCGGGTCGAGGCCCGAAGCCTGGCCACCGGCGCCCAGCTCTGGGAACGCAAGGCGGACTGGTCGGCGGTGGCCGGCGGTGACCGGGACCCGGTCGTCGCCGTCGGCAAGCTCCTGGTCAAGGGGTACGAGCTGCTCGACCCGGCCACCGGCGCGACCCGGCGACGCGACGACGACGCGGTGGCCGTGTGGACGTACCGCAACCTGCTCCTCGACGCGCGGTGCACGGACGCCACCGACTGCACGCTGAGCGCGTGGGATCCGCGCGGCACCGCACCCCTGTGGACGGCCTTCCTGCCCGGGGTGCACAGCGGCCTGCTCGCCGACAACCCGGGCCTGCGCGGCACCCGCCGGCTGACCGCCACCCGGATCGACGACGGGGTGGCCGGGGCGGAGGCCGCGCCGCCGCTGATCGGTTTCCCGGTGGACGGACGGGTGCACGTGGTCGACACCGCCACCGGCCGGGTGTTGCAGAACGTCGAGCCCGGCCGGGACGAGCGGCTGTCGGTGGTGGGCGGACGGATGCTGCGGATCGCGGCCCGTTCCCAGGACGGCGCCTGCTACTTCGCCATCTCCGCCCGCGACCCCGCGACCGGGCAGGAGGCCTGGCAGCGGGCCGGGGTCAACCTGCGTACCGCCGACTCCGCCGGCTGCGTACAGCGGGAGGACCCGCAGGGCGCGCGGAACGTGCTGATCGGTGTGGGCCCGGACGGTCGCGAGGCGGTCATCGACGGGTACGACGGGCGGCTGCTCTGGGTCGGCGAGCCGGGCACCAAGTTGATCGCGGTGGACGACCGTCAGGCGGTGTTCCGGGCTGCCGACAAGCGCTCGGTGGTCGCTCGTGAGCTGGGCACCGACAAGGTCCTCTGGACCCGCCCGGCCAGTGGCAAGGCCGGTGCCGCGCTCACCCCGTACGCGGCGGTGGTGGCCGATGAGAAGCCGTCCCGGCTGGTCGCGGTGGACCCGCGCAGCGGTCGGGAGTTGGCTGTCCTGCGTACCTCGGCGAACGCCCTCGCGGTCGGGTCGCAGGGCATGATCATCGGTGAGGGCCGGGAGATCGGGTACGTCCGGTTCGGCGCGACCGGCGGCTCGCCCGCCCGCCCACCCGGCGACGGTGGGAATCCCAGACCGGGTGGTACTGGCCCCGGTGGGCAGAACAACGGCGACTGCGGGCCGAAGGGGGAGCTCTGCCCCGAGCCGGACGGCGGTAAGGACGGCTGA
- a CDS encoding class II fumarate hydratase, with translation MVRVTTPDATGYRIERDSMGEVEVPAEALWRAQTQRAVQNFPISGRGIEPAQIKALAQIKGAAAEVNGDLGVIDANVAAAIAAAAAHVADGGYDDQFPVDVFQTGSGTSSNMNTNEVIATLASRELGSPVHPNDHVNASQSSNDVFPSSIHLAATQFIVEDLLPSLNHLAAALEAKAAEFETVVKAGRTHLMDATPVTLGQEFGGYAAQVRYGVERLEGSLPRLAELPLGGTAVGTGINTPLGFAAAVIDKLRESTGLPLSEARNHFEAQGARDALVETSGQLRTLAIGLYKIANDIRWMGSGPRAGLRELRIPDLQPGSSIMPGKVNPVVAEAMRQVCAQVIGNDATVSFAGSQGDFELNVMLPVMGRNLLESIRLLSAVSRLFADRLVVGLVADAEVCLAYAEGSPSIVTPLNRYLGYDEAASIAKEALAKQTSIREVVISRGHVDSGKLTETQLDETLDLLRMTHP, from the coding sequence ATGGTACGCGTGACGACTCCAGACGCGACCGGTTACCGCATCGAACGCGACTCGATGGGCGAGGTGGAGGTGCCCGCCGAGGCGCTGTGGCGGGCGCAGACCCAGCGCGCGGTGCAGAACTTCCCGATCTCCGGCCGTGGGATCGAGCCGGCCCAGATCAAGGCGCTCGCGCAGATCAAGGGCGCGGCGGCCGAGGTCAACGGCGACCTTGGTGTGATCGACGCGAACGTGGCCGCTGCGATCGCCGCCGCCGCCGCGCACGTCGCCGACGGTGGCTACGACGACCAGTTCCCGGTGGACGTGTTCCAGACCGGCTCGGGAACGTCGTCGAACATGAACACCAACGAGGTGATCGCCACCCTGGCCAGCCGCGAGCTGGGCTCGCCGGTGCACCCGAACGACCACGTCAACGCCTCCCAGTCCAGCAACGACGTCTTCCCGTCCTCGATCCACCTGGCCGCCACCCAGTTCATCGTGGAGGACCTGCTGCCGTCGCTGAACCACCTCGCCGCCGCACTGGAGGCCAAGGCGGCGGAGTTCGAGACGGTGGTGAAGGCCGGTCGCACGCACCTGATGGACGCCACGCCGGTCACCCTGGGCCAGGAGTTCGGTGGGTACGCCGCCCAGGTCCGCTACGGCGTCGAACGGTTGGAGGGCTCGTTGCCGCGACTGGCCGAGCTGCCGCTCGGCGGCACCGCCGTCGGCACCGGGATCAACACCCCGCTCGGGTTCGCCGCAGCGGTGATCGACAAACTGCGCGAGTCGACGGGGTTGCCGCTGTCCGAGGCGCGCAACCACTTCGAGGCGCAGGGTGCCCGGGACGCTCTGGTGGAGACCTCGGGGCAGCTACGCACCCTGGCGATCGGCCTTTACAAGATCGCCAATGACATCCGCTGGATGGGTTCCGGCCCCCGCGCCGGCCTGCGTGAGCTGCGCATCCCCGACCTTCAGCCGGGATCGTCGATCATGCCCGGCAAGGTCAACCCGGTCGTCGCGGAGGCGATGCGGCAGGTCTGCGCCCAGGTCATCGGCAACGACGCGACAGTGAGCTTCGCCGGCTCGCAGGGCGACTTCGAGCTGAACGTGATGCTCCCCGTGATGGGTCGCAACCTGCTGGAGTCGATCCGCTTGCTGTCCGCGGTGAGCCGGCTGTTCGCCGACCGGCTGGTGGTCGGCCTGGTCGCGGACGCCGAGGTCTGCCTGGCGTACGCCGAGGGCTCACCGTCGATCGTCACCCCGCTCAACCGCTACCTGGGGTACGACGAGGCCGCGTCGATCGCCAAGGAGGCGCTGGCCAAGCAGACCTCGATCCGCGAGGTGGTGATCTCCCGGGGGCACGTCGACTCGGGCAAGCTCACCGAGACCCAGTTGGACGAGACGCTGGACCTGCTCCGGATGACCCACCCCTGA
- a CDS encoding fumarate hydratase, which yields MSSAAAFSYAPLLPTGPDQTDYRLVTDEGVDVVHGPGGRRFLTVEPAALTALTAEAMHDIAHFLRPAHLAQLRAIIDDPAASPNDRFVALDLLRNANIAAGGVLPMCQDTGTAIVMGKRGRHVLTDGADAEAISRGVYQAYTKLNLRYSQLAPLTMWDERNTGSNLPAQVELYAEDPDGHPDAYKFLFMAKGGGSANKSYLYQETKALLNPTRMMQFLEEKLRLIGTAACPPYHLAIVIGGTSAEYALKTAKYASAKYLDALPTQGSMSAHGFRDLELEAEVLELTRNFGIGAQFGGRYFCHDVRVVRLPRHGASCPVAIAVSCSADRQAVAKITPSGVWLERLETDPARFLPDVTDDSLDAELVVRVDLNRPMDEIRAELSKYPVKTRLSLSGPLVVARDIAHAKIAERLDAGEPMPQYLRDHAVYYAGPAKTPEGYASGSFGPTTAGRMDAYVEKFQAAGGSQVMLAKGNRSGQVTRSCQQHGGFYLGSIGGPAARLAQDCIKHVEVLEYAELGMEAVWKIEVEDFPAFIVVDDKGNDFFAEVTKPVLTVGRR from the coding sequence ATGAGCAGTGCCGCCGCATTCTCGTACGCCCCTCTGCTGCCGACCGGCCCGGACCAGACGGACTACCGCCTGGTCACCGACGAGGGTGTGGACGTCGTACACGGGCCGGGAGGCCGCCGGTTCCTGACCGTGGAGCCGGCCGCGCTCACCGCGCTGACCGCCGAGGCGATGCACGACATCGCGCACTTCCTGCGCCCCGCGCATCTGGCGCAGCTCCGGGCGATCATCGACGACCCGGCCGCCTCTCCGAACGACCGGTTCGTCGCGTTGGACCTGCTGCGCAACGCCAACATCGCCGCCGGCGGTGTGTTGCCGATGTGCCAGGACACCGGCACCGCGATCGTGATGGGCAAGCGTGGTCGGCACGTACTGACCGACGGTGCCGATGCCGAGGCCATCTCCCGGGGCGTCTACCAGGCGTACACCAAACTCAACCTGCGCTACTCGCAGCTCGCCCCGCTGACCATGTGGGACGAGCGGAACACCGGCAGCAACCTGCCGGCGCAGGTGGAGCTGTACGCCGAGGACCCGGACGGGCACCCGGACGCGTACAAGTTCCTGTTCATGGCCAAGGGCGGCGGCTCGGCCAACAAGTCGTACCTCTACCAGGAGACCAAGGCGCTGCTCAACCCGACGCGGATGATGCAGTTCCTGGAGGAGAAGCTGCGGCTGATCGGCACCGCCGCCTGCCCGCCGTACCACCTGGCCATCGTCATCGGCGGCACCTCCGCCGAGTACGCCCTGAAGACCGCGAAGTACGCCTCCGCGAAGTACCTGGACGCCCTCCCGACGCAGGGCTCGATGAGCGCGCACGGCTTCCGTGACCTCGAGCTGGAGGCGGAGGTGCTGGAGCTGACCCGCAACTTCGGCATCGGCGCGCAGTTCGGCGGCCGGTACTTCTGCCACGACGTGCGGGTGGTCCGGTTGCCCCGGCACGGCGCGTCCTGCCCGGTGGCGATCGCCGTCTCCTGTTCGGCGGACCGGCAGGCGGTCGCCAAGATCACCCCGTCGGGCGTGTGGCTGGAGCGGCTCGAAACCGACCCGGCGCGTTTCCTGCCCGACGTCACCGACGACTCGCTCGACGCCGAGTTGGTCGTACGGGTCGACCTGAACCGACCGATGGACGAGATCCGCGCCGAGCTGTCCAAGTACCCGGTGAAGACCCGGCTGTCGCTGTCCGGCCCGCTCGTGGTGGCCCGGGACATCGCGCACGCCAAGATCGCCGAGCGGTTGGACGCCGGCGAGCCGATGCCGCAGTACCTGCGCGACCACGCGGTCTACTACGCCGGCCCGGCAAAGACCCCCGAGGGGTACGCTTCCGGCTCCTTCGGCCCGACCACCGCCGGCCGGATGGACGCCTACGTGGAGAAGTTCCAGGCCGCTGGTGGCTCCCAGGTGATGCTGGCCAAGGGCAACCGCTCCGGTCAGGTGACCCGCTCCTGCCAGCAGCACGGCGGTTTCTACCTCGGCTCGATCGGCGGCCCCGCCGCCCGCCTCGCCCAAGACTGCATCAAGCACGTCGAGGTCCTCGAATACGCGGAGCTGGGCATGGAGGCGGTCTGGAAGATCGAGGTGGAGGACTTCCCCGCCTTCATCGTGGTCGACGACAAGGGCAACGACTTCTTCGCCGAGGTCACCAAACCGGTGCTCACCGTCGGCCGCCGCTGA
- a CDS encoding Lrp/AsnC family transcriptional regulator yields MNGEQNVQLDGLDVRLIELLTEEPRIGVLECSRRLGVARGTVQARLDKLVERRVIEGFGPEIAPAAIGFGVTSFVTLEISQRHGHDPVTAHLAAIPEVLEAHTITGSSDLLCRIVARSNTDLQRVIDQIVSSAGITRASTIIALAEQIPYRTLPLVRSAVRTEGRAPS; encoded by the coding sequence ATGAATGGTGAGCAGAATGTACAGCTCGACGGGCTCGACGTGCGCTTGATCGAACTGCTCACCGAGGAGCCGCGGATCGGGGTGCTGGAGTGTTCCCGGCGGCTCGGGGTAGCCCGGGGCACCGTGCAGGCCCGGCTGGACAAGCTGGTGGAGCGGCGGGTCATCGAGGGCTTCGGCCCCGAGATCGCACCGGCCGCGATCGGGTTCGGGGTGACCAGCTTCGTCACCCTCGAAATCAGCCAGCGGCACGGCCACGACCCGGTCACCGCTCACCTCGCCGCGATCCCCGAGGTGCTGGAGGCGCACACCATCACCGGCTCCAGCGACCTGCTCTGCCGGATCGTGGCCCGCTCCAACACCGACCTGCAACGGGTCATCGACCAGATCGTGTCGTCCGCCGGCATCACCCGCGCGTCGACGATCATCGCGTTGGCCGAGCAGATCCCCTATCGCACGCTGCCGCTGGTGCGCAGCGCCGTTCGGACCGAAGGAAGGGCCCCTTCCTAA
- the hppD gene encoding 4-hydroxyphenylpyruvate dioxygenase encodes MTQAIDRPQSTEDVDVDRLVGAVDHDISRDPFPVRGLDHVHFLVGNAKQAAHYYSTAFGMTCVAYRGPEQGYRDHAQYVLTSGSARFVLTGAVRPDAEGADHVARHSDGISDIALEVPDVDAAYAHAIAQGATSVVEPHEVTDEHGTVRMAAIAAYGDTRHTLVDRSRYSGPFLPGFVARGPIVDRQPMIAAGIQPKRFFQAVDHVVGNVELGRMDEWVEFYKRVMGFSNMAEFVGDDIATDYSALMSKVVANGTRKVKFPLNEPAIARKKSQIDEYLEFYQGPGAQHIAVATNDILASVDAMRAAGLEFLDTPDSYYDDPELRERIGNVRVPIEELKARKILVDRDEDGYLLQIFTKPVQDRPTVFFELIERHGSLGFGKGNFKALFQAIEREQEARGNL; translated from the coding sequence ATGACCCAGGCGATCGACCGACCCCAGTCGACCGAGGACGTCGACGTCGACCGGCTCGTCGGCGCCGTCGACCACGACATCAGCCGTGACCCGTTCCCGGTCCGGGGTCTCGACCACGTGCACTTCCTGGTCGGCAACGCCAAGCAGGCCGCGCACTACTACTCGACCGCGTTCGGCATGACCTGCGTGGCGTACCGTGGCCCCGAGCAGGGCTACCGGGACCACGCCCAGTACGTGCTGACCAGCGGTTCGGCTCGCTTCGTGCTGACCGGCGCGGTGCGCCCGGACGCCGAGGGCGCCGACCACGTGGCCCGGCACAGCGACGGGATCAGCGACATCGCGCTGGAGGTCCCGGACGTGGACGCCGCGTACGCCCACGCCATCGCGCAGGGCGCCACCAGCGTGGTCGAGCCGCACGAGGTGACCGACGAGCACGGCACGGTCCGGATGGCCGCCATCGCCGCGTACGGCGACACCCGGCACACCCTGGTCGACAGGTCCCGTTACAGCGGCCCGTTCCTGCCCGGCTTCGTGGCCCGTGGCCCGATCGTGGACCGCCAGCCGATGATCGCCGCCGGCATCCAGCCGAAGCGCTTCTTCCAGGCCGTCGACCACGTGGTCGGCAACGTGGAGCTGGGCCGGATGGACGAGTGGGTCGAGTTCTACAAGCGGGTGATGGGCTTCTCCAACATGGCGGAGTTCGTCGGCGACGACATCGCCACCGACTACTCGGCGCTGATGAGCAAGGTCGTGGCGAACGGCACCCGCAAGGTGAAGTTCCCGCTCAACGAGCCGGCTATCGCCCGCAAGAAGTCGCAGATCGACGAGTACCTGGAGTTCTACCAGGGCCCGGGAGCGCAGCACATCGCCGTCGCCACCAACGACATCCTGGCCAGCGTCGACGCGATGCGCGCCGCCGGTCTGGAGTTCCTGGACACCCCGGACTCGTACTACGACGACCCGGAGCTGCGCGAGCGCATCGGCAACGTCCGGGTGCCGATCGAGGAGCTGAAGGCCCGCAAGATCCTGGTCGACCGGGACGAGGACGGCTACCTGCTCCAGATCTTCACCAAGCCGGTGCAGGACCGCCCCACGGTCTTCTTCGAGCTGATCGAGCGGCACGGCTCGCTCGGCTTCGGCAAGGGCAACTTCAAGGCGCTGTTCCAGGCGATCGAGCGCGAGCAGGAAGCCCGCGGCAACCTGTAA
- a CDS encoding RDD family protein, with protein MTQPPSYPTPPAGGPQPAAGGFAPPPGPHPQGYAAPPQYAPPGYAPPQWYPGPPGPPPPPLSPSGQPLASFGDRLLAWLIDTALASAVLLVLFMPVFFVLWWRMFTELNQINPDGTLVEPDPGTFFFEFFLPILLLQLAVLVLMLGLYWLYHVEYLKRGGQTLGKKVMKLRVVPLDPTRTLDRRMAGRRWLVQFLAGSLVPGCSYADGFWQLWDKPWQQCLHDKFAATIVVKVST; from the coding sequence GTGACGCAGCCTCCGTCGTACCCGACGCCGCCGGCCGGTGGGCCTCAGCCCGCCGCCGGCGGCTTCGCGCCGCCGCCCGGACCACACCCCCAGGGGTACGCCGCGCCGCCGCAGTACGCCCCACCCGGGTACGCCCCACCGCAGTGGTACCCCGGGCCACCCGGCCCGCCACCTCCTCCGCTGAGCCCGAGCGGTCAGCCGCTGGCCAGCTTCGGCGACCGGTTGCTGGCGTGGCTGATCGACACGGCGTTGGCGAGTGCCGTCCTGTTGGTGCTGTTCATGCCGGTCTTCTTCGTCCTCTGGTGGCGGATGTTCACCGAGCTGAACCAGATCAACCCGGACGGCACCCTGGTGGAGCCCGATCCGGGCACCTTCTTCTTCGAGTTCTTCCTGCCGATCCTGTTGCTCCAGCTCGCGGTGCTGGTGCTGATGCTCGGGCTCTACTGGCTCTACCACGTGGAGTACCTCAAGCGCGGCGGTCAGACGCTCGGCAAGAAGGTCATGAAGTTGCGCGTGGTGCCGCTCGACCCGACCCGCACGCTGGACCGGCGGATGGCCGGCCGTCGGTGGCTGGTGCAGTTCCTGGCCGGTTCGCTGGTCCCGGGGTGCAGCTACGCCGACGGGTTCTGGCAACTCTGGGACAAGCCGTGGCAGCAGTGCCTCCACGACAAGTTCGCCGCAACCATCGTCGTTAAGGTGTCCACGTGA